One uncultured Alphaproteobacteria bacterium genomic region harbors:
- a CDS encoding 3-hydroxyisobutyrate dehydrogenase, giving the protein MTERPRVGFVGIGNMGRPMTALLAQAGFPLALFDLDARAAERHARGIGARAAESPRALAEASDVVIAMLPNGEIVREALLGADGIARHLAPGALAIDSSSSYPVGTQALGRDLAALGIDFVDAPVSGGVKRAIAGTLAIMLGGEPHATTRAAAVLAPLGTVIETGILGSGHAVKALNNYVSAAGLAAAAEAVLVGRKFGLDGETVVRVLNASTGRNNATENKIAQFVLSGSFASGFALDLMAKDLRAAARLAEDLGVAAPQLAHTVRLWSAAEAALGPGQDHTAIYRYLEAADRED; this is encoded by the coding sequence ATGACTGAGCGGCCGCGCGTCGGGTTCGTCGGCATCGGCAACATGGGTCGGCCGATGACCGCCCTGCTCGCGCAGGCGGGCTTCCCCCTCGCCCTTTTCGATCTCGACGCGCGGGCGGCGGAGCGCCACGCGCGCGGCATCGGCGCGCGGGCGGCGGAGTCGCCGCGGGCGCTCGCGGAGGCGAGCGACGTGGTGATCGCGATGCTGCCGAACGGCGAGATCGTGCGCGAGGCGCTGCTCGGCGCCGACGGCATCGCCCGCCACCTCGCCCCCGGCGCGCTGGCGATCGACAGCAGTTCGTCGTATCCGGTCGGCACCCAGGCGCTCGGGCGCGACCTCGCCGCGCTCGGGATCGATTTCGTCGACGCGCCGGTCTCGGGCGGGGTGAAGCGCGCGATCGCGGGCACCCTCGCGATCATGCTGGGCGGCGAACCCCATGCCACGACGCGAGCGGCGGCGGTGCTCGCGCCCCTCGGCACGGTGATCGAAACCGGCATCCTCGGCTCCGGCCACGCGGTCAAGGCGCTCAACAACTACGTCTCCGCCGCCGGTCTCGCCGCCGCCGCCGAGGCGGTGCTAGTGGGGCGGAAATTCGGCCTCGACGGCGAGACCGTGGTGCGGGTGCTCAACGCCTCCACCGGCCGCAACAACGCCACCGAGAACAAGATCGCCCAGTTCGTCCTCTCCGGCAGTTTCGCCTCCGGCTTCGCCCTCGACCTGATGGCCAAGGACCTGCGCGCCGCCGCACGCCTCGCCGAGGACCTCGGCGTCGCCGCGCCGCAGCTCGCCCACACGGTGCGGCTGTGGTCCGCCGCCGAGGCCGCGCTCGGGCCGGGGCAGGACCACACCGCGATCTACCGCTACCTCGAAGCCGCCGACCGGGAGGACTGA
- a CDS encoding Inner-membrane translocator, giving the protein MIQWLQALVDGILVGGVYAIVSSGLSLVFGIMGVVNFAHAEFLMVGMFVAWFAWAWLGIDPLLGSLIALVVVFALGAGIQRVLIRPILKAPQVAQIFLTVGLLFCLENGALLLFGANYRSVVTPYQTESLRLGPIIVSLPYLFAFLMSGVSGGLLWAFLRFSRTGRAMRATALDPMAAKLVGIDTDRMHQIAFGLGVGLTAFGGAVILPYLTVYPAVGAQYVVLMFTVVVLGGLGSVAGAAAGGVAVGVIQALSALVFPVQLQNLVLFLVFIAVLALRPQGLLKGASA; this is encoded by the coding sequence ATGATCCAATGGCTCCAGGCGCTGGTGGACGGCATACTCGTCGGCGGCGTCTACGCGATCGTGTCGAGCGGACTGTCGCTGGTGTTCGGGATCATGGGCGTGGTCAACTTCGCCCATGCCGAATTCCTGATGGTGGGGATGTTCGTGGCGTGGTTCGCCTGGGCGTGGCTCGGCATCGACCCGCTGCTCGGCTCGCTGATCGCGCTGGTGGTGGTGTTCGCGCTCGGCGCGGGGATCCAGCGCGTCCTCATCCGCCCGATCCTCAAGGCGCCGCAGGTGGCGCAGATCTTTCTCACCGTCGGCCTGCTGTTCTGCCTGGAGAACGGCGCGCTGCTGCTGTTCGGCGCCAACTACCGCTCGGTCGTCACCCCCTATCAGACCGAAAGCCTGCGCCTCGGGCCGATCATCGTCAGCCTGCCGTACCTGTTCGCGTTCCTGATGTCGGGGGTGTCGGGCGGGCTGCTGTGGGCGTTCCTGCGCTTCTCCCGCACCGGCCGGGCGATGCGGGCCACCGCGCTCGACCCGATGGCGGCGAAGCTCGTCGGCATCGACACCGACCGCATGCACCAGATCGCCTTCGGTCTCGGCGTCGGGCTGACCGCCTTCGGCGGCGCGGTGATCCTGCCGTATCTCACCGTCTATCCGGCGGTGGGGGCGCAGTACGTGGTGCTGATGTTCACCGTCGTCGTGCTCGGCGGCCTCGGCTCGGTCGCCGGAGCGGCGGCGGGCGGCGTCGCGGTCGGGGTGATCCAGGCGCTGTCGGCGCTGGTGTTCCCGGTGCAGCTTCAGAACCTCGTGCTGTTCCTGGTGTTCATCGCGGTGCTGGCGTTGCGGCCCCAGGGGCTGCTGAAAGGAGCGAGTGCATGA
- a CDS encoding putative hydrolase (Evidence 3 : Function proposed based on presence of conserved amino acid motif, structural feature or limited homology), whose amino-acid sequence MRAALEAWIARCAADAVLRRAAAGLSAAIGVSCVGEPPVRLRLGDGEPCGEVTIAAAPAAWERLFAEAAPAPGWQSFGAILRLNPAFTVIGAADAVAVALAVLERMIELARPAAEPLPAPPAARDYARVEGRFVEIAGPGGRRWLSTLVAGEGPPLLFLHTAGGDGRQFLHQLADLGLGAAWRMHAFDLPGHGRSGATPGWSEGAEYRLSLADYRDWCVAYLEQAVGEPAVVAGCSMGAAMALTLAAERPDLVRGVAAFEAPWRAPGRRTPLLADARVNPQLHNAAYVRALLGPLGPQSFRDEACWIYSQAGFGVYLGDLWFYSEEFDGAAIAPRLAENATPIHLLTGAYDYSAPPASSRTLAAAIGHATFTEMPGLGHFPMIEHPDAFRPYLAAALDDIRARTS is encoded by the coding sequence ATGCGCGCCGCCCTCGAAGCCTGGATCGCCCGCTGCGCCGCCGACGCGGTGCTGCGCCGCGCCGCGGCCGGGCTGTCGGCGGCGATCGGCGTCTCCTGCGTGGGGGAGCCGCCGGTCCGGCTGCGGCTCGGCGACGGCGAGCCCTGCGGCGAGGTGACGATCGCCGCCGCGCCCGCCGCCTGGGAGCGATTGTTCGCCGAGGCCGCACCCGCACCCGGATGGCAGAGCTTCGGCGCGATCCTGCGGCTCAACCCGGCATTCACCGTGATCGGCGCGGCGGACGCGGTGGCGGTGGCGCTCGCGGTGCTCGAACGGATGATCGAACTCGCGCGGCCCGCCGCCGAGCCCCTCCCCGCTCCGCCCGCGGCGCGCGACTACGCCCGGGTCGAGGGCCGGTTCGTCGAGATCGCCGGTCCGGGCGGGCGGCGATGGCTCTCCACCTTGGTGGCGGGCGAAGGGCCGCCGCTGCTGTTCCTCCACACCGCGGGCGGCGACGGCCGCCAGTTCCTCCACCAGCTCGCCGACCTCGGCCTCGGCGCGGCGTGGCGGATGCATGCGTTCGATCTGCCGGGGCACGGCCGCTCGGGCGCGACGCCGGGGTGGAGCGAGGGCGCGGAATACCGGCTGTCGCTCGCCGACTATCGCGACTGGTGCGTCGCCTACCTCGAACAGGCGGTCGGCGAACCGGCGGTGGTGGCGGGGTGCTCGATGGGCGCGGCGATGGCGCTGACGCTCGCCGCCGAACGCCCCGACCTGGTGCGCGGCGTCGCGGCGTTCGAGGCGCCGTGGCGCGCCCCCGGCCGCCGCACGCCGCTGCTCGCCGACGCGCGCGTCAACCCGCAACTCCACAACGCCGCCTACGTCCGCGCCCTGCTCGGGCCGCTCGGCCCGCAGAGCTTCCGCGACGAAGCCTGCTGGATCTATTCCCAGGCGGGCTTCGGCGTCTATCTCGGCGACCTGTGGTTCTATTCGGAAGAGTTCGACGGCGCGGCGATCGCGCCCCGCCTCGCCGAAAACGCGACGCCGATCCACCTTCTCACCGGCGCCTACGACTATTCCGCCCCGCCCGCAAGCAGCCGCACCCTCGCCGCCGCGATCGGCCACGCCACCTTCACCGAAATGCCCGGGCTCGGCCATTTCCCGATGATCGAACATCCGGACGCGTTCCGGCCCTATCTCGCCGCCGCGCTCGACGACATCCGCGCGAGGACGTCATGA
- the SOD gene encoding Na(+)/H(+) antiporter 1 codes for MQGTWFFVFVFAVGALIFAFALFSRPIKAFVSPALPILMVGAGLGAAFPRPRDELLGTLEILSWIAVGFGVVGIALRFELADLRRLWRPAAAITLAAMAGMWAIASASLWGLFGLPPLTALLLGAVVTPTDPVVASSIVTGPFAERRIPARLRNLLSLESGTNDGLAFAFVFLPLLLIEHGAAGWGEWLGKTVLWETGVAAVTGLAAGIAGGMLARCAFARGGAPGATLLLLALAFTVAVLGLMKAFRTDSIWAAFVAALALAALLPEARREVANELQEGLVYATMVPALLVFGMALPWRAWAEMPPAAVAVAAAVPVLRRLPVILALDRLGGVAAFRHRRDAWVYGWFGPVGLSAVYYATIASRRLGADEIWPVASLLVAASIVVHGATAAAATRWYARARHAGDARDGGDAKTETM; via the coding sequence ATGCAGGGAACCTGGTTTTTCGTCTTCGTCTTCGCGGTCGGCGCGCTGATCTTCGCGTTCGCGCTGTTCTCGCGGCCGATCAAGGCGTTCGTCTCTCCCGCGTTGCCGATCCTGATGGTCGGCGCCGGGCTCGGAGCGGCGTTCCCGCGGCCGCGCGACGAACTCCTCGGCACGCTCGAAATCCTCTCGTGGATCGCCGTCGGGTTCGGCGTCGTCGGCATCGCGCTGCGGTTCGAATTGGCGGACCTGCGCCGCCTGTGGCGGCCCGCGGCGGCGATCACGCTCGCGGCGATGGCGGGGATGTGGGCGATCGCCAGCGCGTCGCTGTGGGGGCTGTTTGGTTTGCCGCCGCTCACCGCGTTGCTGCTCGGCGCGGTGGTCACGCCCACCGATCCGGTGGTGGCGTCGTCGATCGTCACCGGACCGTTCGCCGAGCGGCGCATCCCCGCGCGGCTGCGCAACCTGCTGTCGCTCGAATCCGGCACCAACGACGGTCTCGCCTTCGCCTTCGTGTTCCTACCCCTGCTGCTGATCGAGCACGGCGCGGCGGGGTGGGGGGAATGGCTGGGCAAGACGGTGCTGTGGGAGACCGGCGTCGCCGCGGTCACCGGCCTTGCCGCCGGAATTGCGGGCGGGATGCTGGCCCGCTGCGCGTTCGCCCGCGGCGGCGCGCCCGGCGCCACCCTCCTGCTGCTCGCGCTCGCCTTCACGGTGGCGGTGCTGGGGCTGATGAAGGCCTTCCGGACCGACAGCATTTGGGCCGCGTTCGTCGCCGCGCTGGCGCTCGCTGCGCTGCTCCCCGAGGCGCGGCGCGAGGTCGCCAACGAGCTTCAGGAGGGATTGGTCTACGCCACCATGGTTCCGGCGCTGCTGGTGTTCGGAATGGCGCTGCCGTGGCGCGCCTGGGCCGAGATGCCGCCCGCGGCGGTGGCCGTGGCCGCGGCGGTTCCGGTCTTGCGCCGCCTGCCGGTGATCCTCGCGCTCGACCGGCTGGGCGGCGTCGCGGCGTTCCGGCATCGCCGCGACGCATGGGTCTACGGCTGGTTCGGGCCGGTCGGACTGTCCGCCGTGTACTACGCGACGATCGCGTCCCGACGTCTCGGCGCCGACGAGATCTGGCCGGTCGCGAGCCTGCTGGTGGCGGCTTCGATCGTCGTCCACGGCGCCACCGCCGCGGCCGCGACTCGGTGGTATGCGCGCGCCCGTCATGCGGGTGACGCGCGGGACGGTGGAGACGCGAAGACGGAAACAATGTGA
- a CDS encoding Zinc uptake transcriptional regulator, Fur family protein: MTGDHTHFHGAEPAPAALREAMILCSERGAQMTPIRRLALETLWRAETPLGAYDLLPRLEAALGRKLTPSTVYRTLEFLVSQGFVSRIESRNAFCPCAHPEKAHACVFFVCDRCGGSVEVENPAIEALVSHEAEALDFTISHSVIELRGTCARCRAAHA; the protein is encoded by the coding sequence ATGACCGGAGACCATACTCACTTCCACGGCGCCGAGCCCGCGCCCGCGGCCCTGCGGGAGGCGATGATCCTGTGCTCGGAGCGCGGCGCGCAGATGACGCCGATCCGCCGCCTTGCGCTCGAAACCCTCTGGCGCGCCGAGACGCCGCTCGGCGCCTACGATCTGCTGCCCCGGCTCGAAGCCGCGCTCGGCCGCAAGCTCACGCCCTCGACCGTCTACCGCACCCTGGAATTTCTGGTGTCGCAGGGGTTCGTCTCCCGCATCGAGAGCCGCAACGCCTTCTGCCCCTGCGCGCATCCCGAGAAGGCGCACGCCTGCGTCTTCTTCGTCTGCGACCGCTGCGGCGGCTCGGTGGAGGTCGAAAACCCGGCGATCGAGGCGCTCGTCTCCCATGAGGCCGAAGCCCTCGATTTCACGATTTCCCACAGCGTCATCGAGCTTCGGGGCACCTGTGCGCGCTGCCGCGCCGCCCACGCCTGA
- a CDS encoding hypothetical protein (Evidence 5 : No homology to any previously reported sequences), whose product MASREKYPGPILAKLSAMMDELMLIAEQIEANERARSYAQRRNAAAEAAACAGNVVPFRRPSSQQQRESC is encoded by the coding sequence ATGGCAAGCAGAGAAAAATATCCGGGCCCAATTCTCGCGAAACTCAGCGCAATGATGGATGAGTTGATGCTGATCGCGGAGCAGATCGAGGCGAACGAGCGCGCGCGCAGCTATGCGCAACGCCGTAACGCCGCTGCGGAGGCGGCCGCATGCGCGGGGAACGTCGTGCCGTTCCGGCGTCCGTCGTCGCAACAACAGCGGGAGTCCTGCTGA
- a CDS encoding Transcriptional regulator, GntR family gives MTTLDLHIPREASSLRQQVTDRLREAILYGDFEPGEKLVERELCDRLGISRTLLREALQHLQAEGLIVTVPHKGPSVARITEAEAREIYQVRGALEALAAEGFARHAPDALVRRLRLHLNYLHTPDAAANILAAKNGFYDILLEGCGNRVVGKMLTQLNNRITLLRRYSLSHPGRLPDTLKELAEIVAAIEARDPDEAGHLCARHVARAAEVVARSFASQPQTNPE, from the coding sequence ATGACCACGCTCGACCTTCACATCCCCCGGGAGGCCTCCTCCCTCCGCCAGCAGGTGACCGACCGCCTGCGCGAGGCGATTCTCTACGGCGACTTCGAACCCGGCGAGAAGCTGGTCGAGCGCGAACTCTGCGACCGCCTCGGCATCAGCCGCACCCTGTTGCGCGAGGCGCTGCAACACCTCCAGGCCGAGGGGCTGATCGTCACGGTGCCGCACAAGGGGCCATCGGTGGCGCGCATCACCGAGGCCGAGGCGCGCGAGATCTATCAGGTGCGCGGCGCGCTCGAAGCGCTCGCCGCCGAGGGCTTCGCCCGCCACGCGCCGGATGCGCTGGTGCGCCGCCTGCGGCTGCACCTCAACTATCTCCACACCCCCGACGCCGCCGCCAACATCCTGGCCGCCAAGAACGGCTTCTACGACATCCTGCTCGAAGGCTGCGGCAACCGTGTCGTCGGCAAGATGCTGACCCAGCTCAACAATCGCATCACCCTGCTGCGCCGGTACTCGCTCAGCCATCCCGGGCGGCTGCCCGACACCCTGAAGGAGCTCGCCGAGATCGTCGCCGCGATCGAGGCGCGCGATCCCGACGAGGCGGGCCACCTGTGCGCGCGCCACGTCGCCCGCGCCGCCGAGGTCGTCGCCCGCAGTTTCGCCTCCCAACCGCAGACCAACCCGGAGTAA
- a CDS encoding Receptor family ligand binding region family protein 28 has protein sequence MAHDASNYRSRSLRLGRRTLLAAGGAALAMPYVSRAGFAADAINVGVVQPLSGANAQFGINSRNAIELVAEEINAAGGIKAMGGAKINLIVADATSTPTTAATVAQRMISQNNVVAVLGAFASSLSLAISEVTERRGIPLLTMSFTDQLTERGFKNVFQIVSKGSALGRAQVEDSIALARQSGEEVRKIAILYEDTAYGTSQAEGLRAAAKAANIEIAVDEGYPHGITDVTPLVNKLRTSGAQLVFPVSYLNDSILIVRTMRQQGVTIPTVGGAAGYVIPDFVQALGDLADGVLSIAPANYDQAPEYTGRFRKRFGYFMVHEAIEHAALMGCLAGALERAKSRDPAAVREALLAHTFDTGWATVMTGGAVKFDATGHNVNAFPVMVQWQNRELATVFPKKVAKAEALWPKRG, from the coding sequence ATGGCACACGATGCGAGTAACTATCGTTCCAGGAGTTTGCGTCTCGGGCGGCGCACGCTGCTCGCCGCGGGCGGCGCGGCGCTCGCGATGCCCTACGTCTCGCGCGCCGGATTCGCCGCCGACGCGATCAACGTCGGCGTGGTGCAGCCGCTCTCGGGGGCGAACGCCCAGTTCGGCATCAATTCCCGCAACGCCATCGAACTGGTCGCCGAGGAGATCAACGCCGCCGGCGGGATCAAGGCGATGGGCGGCGCGAAGATCAACCTGATCGTCGCCGACGCCACTTCGACCCCCACCACCGCCGCGACCGTGGCGCAGCGGATGATTTCGCAGAACAACGTCGTCGCGGTGCTGGGGGCGTTCGCGTCGTCGCTGTCGCTGGCGATTTCCGAAGTCACCGAGCGCCGCGGCATTCCGCTGCTGACGATGTCGTTCACCGATCAGCTCACCGAGCGCGGCTTCAAGAACGTCTTCCAGATCGTCTCCAAGGGCTCGGCGCTCGGCCGCGCCCAGGTGGAGGATTCGATCGCGCTCGCCAGGCAGTCGGGCGAGGAGGTGCGGAAGATCGCGATCCTCTACGAGGACACCGCCTACGGCACTTCCCAGGCCGAGGGCCTGCGCGCCGCGGCGAAGGCCGCGAACATCGAGATCGCCGTCGACGAGGGCTATCCCCACGGCATCACCGACGTCACGCCGCTGGTCAACAAGCTGCGCACCTCGGGGGCGCAACTGGTGTTCCCGGTCTCCTACCTCAACGATTCGATCCTGATCGTGCGGACGATGCGCCAGCAGGGGGTGACGATTCCCACCGTCGGCGGCGCGGCGGGCTACGTCATCCCCGATTTCGTTCAGGCCCTCGGCGATCTCGCCGACGGCGTGCTCTCGATCGCGCCCGCCAACTACGACCAGGCGCCGGAGTATACCGGGCGCTTCCGCAAGCGGTTCGGCTATTTCATGGTGCACGAGGCGATCGAGCACGCGGCGCTGATGGGGTGTCTCGCGGGCGCTCTCGAACGGGCGAAGTCGAGGGACCCCGCGGCGGTGCGCGAGGCGCTGCTCGCCCACACCTTCGATACCGGCTGGGCGACGGTGATGACCGGCGGCGCGGTGAAGTTCGACGCCACCGGTCACAACGTCAACGCCTTCCCGGTGATGGTGCAGTGGCAGAACCGCGAGCTGGCGACGGTGTTCCCGAAAAAGGTCGCCAAGGCCGAGGCGCTTTGGCCGAAGCGCGGCTAG
- the usp gene encoding Universal stress protein conatining UspA-like nucleotide-binding region translates to MTRLRHILVHLDGGDAAAARLGLAAALAAREGARLLGAFAEHGFPHRAGLKPGWTEADHDRAATASRARFAEATRGLADAEWRDLSAATPGEAADAVIAACRTADLAVIGQAGAKGGLAPPDLAELTVRNAGRPVLVVPYAGVPETLGARPVFAWNGSREAARALHDALPLLAPEARAVVITVRADAGSGADADVLAQLRRHGVSARGDVLRAGGVGLMDLLLNRIADLGGDLLAMGAYGHYGFPHLARGGGTRHVLAHMTVPVLFSR, encoded by the coding sequence ATGACCCGCCTTCGTCATATTCTCGTCCACCTCGACGGTGGCGACGCCGCCGCCGCCCGTCTCGGTCTCGCCGCCGCGCTGGCGGCGCGCGAGGGCGCGCGCCTGCTGGGCGCGTTCGCCGAGCACGGCTTCCCCCATCGCGCCGGGCTCAAGCCCGGCTGGACGGAAGCCGACCACGACCGCGCCGCGACCGCAAGCCGGGCGCGCTTCGCCGAGGCGACGCGCGGGCTCGCCGATGCCGAGTGGCGCGACCTCAGCGCCGCCACCCCGGGCGAGGCCGCCGACGCGGTGATCGCCGCCTGCCGCACCGCCGATCTCGCGGTGATCGGCCAGGCGGGCGCAAAAGGCGGCCTCGCCCCGCCCGACCTCGCCGAACTGACGGTGCGCAACGCCGGACGGCCGGTGCTGGTGGTGCCCTATGCGGGCGTGCCCGAAACCCTGGGCGCACGGCCGGTGTTCGCCTGGAACGGCAGCCGCGAGGCGGCGCGCGCGCTGCACGACGCGCTGCCGCTGCTGGCACCGGAGGCGCGCGCGGTGGTGATCACGGTGCGCGCCGACGCCGGGTCCGGAGCGGACGCCGACGTTCTCGCGCAACTCCGCCGTCACGGCGTCTCGGCGCGGGGCGACGTCCTCCGCGCCGGAGGCGTCGGCCTGATGGACCTGCTGCTCAACCGCATCGCCGATCTCGGCGGCGACCTGCTAGCGATGGGCGCCTACGGCCATTACGGCTTTCCGCACCTCGCTCGCGGCGGCGGCACCCGGCACGTTCTTGCGCACATGACCGTGCCGGTGCTGTTCTCGCGCTGA
- a CDS encoding conserved hypothetical protein (Evidence 4 : Homologs of previously reported genes of unknown function), producing MSEPVIELEAVAVRYGRALALERATGGFASGSLTALVGANGAGKSTLLKVVAGVLAPSAGRVVRRVSDREIAYLPQSAEIDRDFPITAGDFVLAGGWRRVGAFGGIPADLRRAAEAALAAVGMADLAQRGIGALSGGQFQRLLFARLILQDARVILLDEPFAALDAATVADLVDLIRAWHAAGRTVVAALHELDLVREVFPETLKLARAPLAWGPTAEVLRGAA from the coding sequence ATGAGCGAACCGGTGATCGAGCTCGAAGCCGTGGCGGTGCGCTACGGCCGCGCCCTCGCCCTCGAACGCGCGACCGGCGGCTTCGCGAGCGGCAGCCTGACGGCGCTGGTGGGCGCGAACGGCGCGGGCAAAAGCACGCTGCTCAAGGTCGTCGCCGGGGTGCTCGCGCCCTCGGCGGGCCGGGTGGTGCGGCGCGTGTCGGATCGCGAAATCGCCTATCTGCCGCAGTCGGCGGAAATCGACCGCGACTTTCCGATCACGGCGGGCGACTTCGTCCTCGCCGGCGGCTGGCGGCGCGTTGGCGCGTTCGGCGGAATTCCGGCCGACCTGCGCCGCGCCGCCGAAGCCGCCCTCGCCGCGGTGGGCATGGCCGACCTCGCGCAGCGCGGCATCGGCGCGCTGTCGGGCGGGCAGTTCCAGCGCCTGCTGTTCGCACGGCTGATCCTCCAGGATGCCCGCGTGATCCTTCTCGACGAACCGTTCGCCGCGCTCGACGCCGCCACCGTCGCCGATCTCGTCGACCTGATCCGCGCCTGGCATGCGGCGGGGCGGACGGTGGTGGCGGCACTGCACGAACTCGACTTGGTGCGGGAAGTGTTCCCCGAGACGCTCAAGCTGGCGCGCGCGCCGCTCGCCTGGGGGCCGACCGCCGAAGTGTTGCGGGGGGCGGCATGA
- a CDS encoding putative GumN family protein (Evidence 3 : Function proposed based on presence of conserved amino acid motif, structural feature or limited homology) gives MRKSWIFVVAVWLFAAPAFAQPALWRAHDADTEVFLFGGVHVLKPGTPWLDADLAARFDGAGRIYMEIAPIDRAEAQQAALRLGLLVPPESLETRLPADLYARMARELSRLGLPDAAAQHLRPWLASTMLTLLELRQLGYQADAGVEATLAVRAGDRPIVALERPEDGLAGLAALDPADEARLAAISLAEIETLDAGMARVVSAWLAGDLDALEGAVILEQFAGLPELRRTLIAERNRKWADTLVRDAFARPGVAFVAVGAGHLLGPDSLVRMLEARGIAVERLR, from the coding sequence ATGCGCAAGTCGTGGATTTTCGTCGTCGCGGTGTGGCTGTTCGCCGCCCCCGCATTCGCGCAGCCCGCCCTGTGGCGGGCGCACGACGCGGATACCGAGGTGTTCCTGTTCGGCGGCGTGCATGTGCTCAAGCCCGGAACGCCGTGGCTCGACGCCGATCTCGCGGCGCGGTTCGACGGCGCCGGGCGGATCTATATGGAAATCGCGCCCATCGATCGCGCCGAGGCGCAGCAGGCGGCGTTGCGGCTCGGCCTGCTGGTGCCGCCCGAAAGCCTGGAGACCCGCCTGCCCGCCGACCTTTACGCGCGCATGGCGCGGGAACTGAGCCGCCTCGGACTGCCCGACGCGGCGGCGCAGCACCTGCGCCCGTGGCTGGCGAGCACGATGCTGACTCTGCTGGAGCTCCGGCAGTTGGGATATCAGGCCGACGCCGGAGTCGAGGCGACCCTCGCCGTCCGGGCCGGAGACCGGCCGATCGTCGCCCTCGAACGGCCGGAGGACGGGCTTGCCGGGCTCGCCGCCCTCGACCCCGCCGACGAAGCGCGGCTGGCGGCGATCAGCCTCGCCGAGATCGAGACCCTCGACGCGGGGATGGCGCGGGTGGTCTCGGCGTGGCTGGCGGGCGATCTCGACGCGCTCGAAGGCGCGGTGATTCTGGAGCAGTTCGCCGGTCTGCCGGAGTTGCGACGCACGCTGATCGCCGAACGCAATCGCAAATGGGCCGATACCCTGGTGCGCGACGCGTTCGCGCGCCCCGGCGTGGCGTTCGTGGCGGTCGGGGCGGGGCATCTGCTTGGGCCGGATTCGCTGGTGCGGATGCTGGAGGCGCGCGGCATCGCGGTCGAACGCCTGCGCTGA
- the pcaC gene encoding 4-carboxymuconolactone decarboxylase: MDRDLYEKGLKIRRDVLGADYVDAAIANATDFNRPMQELTTTYCWGHVWGREGLDRRTRSLINLAMISALNRPHELRLHVGGALNNGVTPAEISEVLLQVAIYCGVPAAIDGFRIAGEVLKERGDD; encoded by the coding sequence ATGGACCGCGATCTTTACGAGAAGGGCCTGAAAATCCGCCGCGACGTGCTGGGCGCGGACTACGTCGACGCCGCGATCGCCAACGCCACCGACTTCAACCGGCCGATGCAGGAGCTCACCACCACCTACTGCTGGGGCCACGTCTGGGGCCGCGAGGGACTCGACCGCAGGACCCGTTCGCTGATCAACCTCGCAATGATCTCGGCGCTCAACCGCCCGCACGAGCTCCGTCTCCACGTCGGCGGCGCGCTCAACAACGGCGTCACGCCGGCGGAAATCTCCGAAGTTCTGCTGCAGGTGGCGATCTACTGCGGCGTTCCCGCCGCGATCGACGGTTTCCGCATCGCCGGGGAGGTGCTGAAGGAGCGCGGCGATGACTGA